The following coding sequences are from one Liolophura sinensis isolate JHLJ2023 chromosome 12, CUHK_Ljap_v2, whole genome shotgun sequence window:
- the LOC135479148 gene encoding ubiquitin-associated domain-containing protein 2-like — protein sequence MLSPYTAGGFFKTPVSKVLVGSSILNYFLVSFPLQHYKHLFVYNPSLVVDEGQLWRLLTAKLVFLDMKDVLIGALIFYYLRIFERRFGSRKYCSYLLGSGLLASMLEILMIYGCKRFHLDLGNFPSGPLCFLYPLYIPYFCDIPRVALTHMWGIPVTGKSFTYILGLQIASGTVESGLLAFCGCMAGIFYRLNFLKIKSLVTIPEFCARICDKTIGRALVTPSPRVPANMGATIEIQRQQQLERLEQQMDWGQFQQQPWGLNIGRPQPRNVANGAGIFGQGNVRHRHNQNPSVGAEGGGSGVGVAGAAAGPPDSQVNMLMEMGFTRDKVLQALMVTNNDMNMATNVLLQES from the exons ATGTTGTCGCCGTATACTGCCGGTGGATTTT TCAAGACTCCAGTGAGTAAGGTGTTGGTTGGGTCGTCCATTCTCAATTACTTCCTAGTGAGCTTTCCCTTGCAACATTACAAACATCTGTTTGTGTACAATCCCTCGTTAGTGGTGGATGAAGGACAG CTATGGCGTCTCCTCACGGCCAAGCTGGTATTCCTGGATATGAAGGACGTGCTCATTGGTGCCCTCATCTTTTATTATCTGCGGATATTTGAGCGTAGATTCGGCTCCAGGAAGTATTGT tccTATTTGTTGGGTTCAGGACTACTCGCCTCCATGCTAGAAATACTGATGATATACGGCTGTAAAAGATTTCATTTGGACCTGGGAAACTTCCCCTCAGGACC GTTGTGTTTCCTCTACCCTCTGTACATACCATATTTCTGTGACATACCACGAGTTGCCCTAACACACATGTGGGGAATCCCTGTCACCGGCAAATCTTTCACCTACATTCTAGGTTTACAG ATAGCAAGTGGAACAGTAGAGTCCGGTTTGCTGGCGTTCTGTGGTTGT ATGGCTGGCATATTTTACCGCCTCAACTTTCTGAAGATCAAGTCCCTCGTAACGATACCCGAATTTTGTGCCCGTATCTGCGACAAGACAATTGGTCGAGCTCTCGTCACTCCATCACCGCGAGTTCCTGCAAATATGGGGGCCACGATAGAAATACAACGCCAACAACAGTTGGAGCGCCTGGAGCAGCAGATGGACTGGGGACAGTTCCAGCAGCAACCCTGGGGGCTCAACATTGGCCGGCCGCAGCCAAGG AATGTGGCCAATGGTGCAGGAATATTTGGTCAAGGGAATGTACGACACCGCCATAATCAGA ATCCAAGTGTTGGTGCAGAAGGTGGAGGTTCCGGTGTGGGGGTTGCTGGAGCTGCAGCAGGACCCCCTGACTCTCAG GTAAACATGCTAATGGAGATGGGGTTCACACGGGACAAAGTGCTTCAGGCCCTGATGGTGACAAACAATGATATGAACATGGCTACAAATGTGCTCCTACAGGAGTCCTAG